A single region of the Ictalurus punctatus breed USDA103 chromosome 26, Coco_2.0, whole genome shotgun sequence genome encodes:
- the htr1fb gene encoding 5-hydroxytryptamine receptor 1F — translation MDPINCSLVELSDDVDAGISGSKIVLCLMLSVLAVATTVINSLVITAILVTRKLHQPANYLICSLAVTDLLVAALVMPVSIVYIAEEKWVLGPAMCHLWLGVDVTCCTCSILHLAAIAHDRYRAITDAVAYSQKRTSQRAAVTIVVVWVISVLVSLPPLMWRKMPEENGEHGISECMMEHDHVAFTVYSTFGAFYIPLLLILVLYYKIYRAAQTLRNRRGSSRLVKQTVNSVIVSSDREAPPLSPDTLSPTEKSFSEPSTDGERVRITPSTGRVFKNRRNPAARERRAALTLGLILGAFVICWLPFFLKEVIVNTCPSCSTSALLADFLTWLGYLNSLINPLIYTIFNEDFKKAFQKLIPLCCTQYR, via the coding sequence ATGGATCCGATAAACTGCTCCTTGGTGGAGCTGTCAGATGATGTGGATGCTGGGATCAGTGGCAGTAAAATTGTCCTCTGCCTCATGCTCTCTGTCCTAGCTGTGGCCACCACGGTCATCAATTCGCTGGTGATAACAGCTATTCTGGTCACTCGCAAGCTCCATCAGCCAGCCAACTATTTGATTTGCTCGTTGGCCGTTACTGATCTCCTGGTGGCCGCACTGGTAATGCCAGTCAGCATCGTCTACATAGCGGAAGAGAAGTGGGTGCTGGGGCCTGCCATGTGCCACCTGTGGCTGGGTGTGGACGTTACCTGCTGCACCTGCTCCATCTTGCATTTGGCCGCCATAGCACACGACCGCTACCGTGCCATCACTGACGCTGTGGCATACTCACAGAAACGCACATCTCAGAGAGCAGCTGTGACCATAGTAGTGGTCTGGGTGATTTCTGTACTTGTCTCGCTACCTCCTCTCATGTGGAGGAAGATGCCTGAAGAAAACGGGGAACATGGAATCTCGGAGTGCATGATGGAGCATGACCACGTCGCCTTCACTGTCTACTCAACCTTCGGCGCCTTTTACATCCCGCTCCTCCTCATACTGGTGCTCTACTACAAGATCTACCGGGCAGCACAGACACTGCGCAACCGGCGAGGCAGCAGCCGACTGGTGAAGCAGACGGTCAATAGTGTCATCGTGAGTTCAGACAGGGAAGCGCCACCACTCAGTCCAGACACACTCAGTCCCACCGAGAAGTCTTTTTCAGAGCCATCGACAGATGGAGAGCGTGTCAGGATCACGCCCAGCACGGGTAGAGTGTTCAAGAACCGAAGGAATCCCGCCGCCAGGGAGAGACGAGCGGCCCTCACTCTCGGCCTCATTCTTGGGGCTTTTGTGATCTGCTGGCTGCCTTTCTTTCTCAAAGAGGTCATTGTGAACACATGCCCTTCTTGCAGTACGTCAGCTCTGCTTGCAGACTTCCTTACCTGGCTGGGATATCTGAATTCCCTCATCAACCCACTTATATACACCATATTCAATGAGGACTTTAAGAAAGCCTTTCAGAAACTCATCCCTTTGTGTTGTACCCAGTACAGGTGA
- the cldng gene encoding claudin-like protein ZF-A9 translates to MSAGLQMLGTALGVVGWLGTILACALPLWRVTAFIGNNIVTAQVVSEGLWMTCVTQSTGQMQCKVYDSMLALSSDLQTSRAILVITLLVMLVAILASIAGGECTNCLAQGTAKARVATAAGVFFLLAGILSLVPPSWIANTVIKDFYDPLVAQSQKRELGASIFICWGAAVLMVIGGGLLCTSWPSGRGCQMGHYKPASQTSRERAAYV, encoded by the coding sequence ATGTCTGCAGGGCTACAGATGCTTGGTACCGCACTGGGGGTTGTGGGCTGGCTGGGAACCATCCTGGCCTGTGCTCTCCCTCTATGGCGTGTGACCGCTTTCATCGGCAACAACATAGTGACTGCGCAGGTTGTCTCGGAGGGTTTGTGGATGACCTGTGTGACGCAGAGCACTGGCCAAATGCAGTGCAAGGTTTATGACTCTATGCTGGCTCTGTCTTCAGACCTTCAAACCTCTCGGGCCATTCTCGTCATTACTCTGCTGGTCATGCTGGTGGCCATACTTGCTAGCATAGCTGGAGGCGAGTGCACAAATTGCTTGGCCCAAGGCACTGCCAAGGCCAGGGTAGCTACAGCAGCTGGGGTTTTCTTTCTCCTTGCAGGGATTCTGAGTCTTGTGCCACCCAGCTGGATAGCAAATACTGTGATCAAAGACTTCTACGATCCATTGGTGGCCCAGTCACAAAAGAGGGAGCTGGGAGCATCCATCTTTATCTGTTGGGGGGCTGCTGTGCTCATGGTGATTGGTGGAGGGCTTCTGTGTACCTCTTGGCCCAGTGGTAGAGGATGTCAAATGGGCCACTATAAACCAGCATCTCAAACCAGTAGAGAGCGTGCAGCTTATGTCTGA